From one Pontibacillus sp. HMF3514 genomic stretch:
- a CDS encoding NRDE family protein, with amino-acid sequence MCLINFAYGIDDTYDLVVAANRDEFYERPTAQAHFWEDAPHILAGRDLEKMGTWMGVTKEGRFAALTNYRDPGEETEGKRSRGELVSGFLMGDEDPESYLKGIQNNRDQYPGFNLIVYDGRSLFYYSNREDEIRVLEPGVYGLSNHLLNTPWPKVTKGKEGLQQCLKGSAGNLKECIFSSLQHAEPAPDEELPDTGIPLEWERNLSPLFIQTPQYGTRASTLVFMNREEVRFVERVYERDSSHEQEFTI; translated from the coding sequence ATGTGCTTAATCAACTTCGCCTATGGCATAGACGATACATACGACTTGGTGGTAGCCGCCAATCGAGATGAGTTTTACGAACGTCCCACTGCTCAAGCCCATTTTTGGGAGGATGCTCCTCATATTTTGGCAGGACGTGATTTAGAAAAGATGGGTACATGGATGGGTGTGACAAAAGAAGGGCGTTTTGCTGCGCTTACGAATTATCGTGATCCTGGTGAAGAGACGGAAGGGAAGCGGTCTCGTGGAGAACTCGTGAGTGGATTTTTGATGGGGGATGAGGATCCGGAGAGCTATTTGAAGGGTATTCAAAACAATCGAGATCAGTATCCTGGTTTTAACCTAATCGTTTATGATGGGCGGTCGCTTTTCTATTATTCGAATAGAGAAGATGAGATTCGAGTGCTTGAACCTGGTGTGTATGGATTGAGTAATCACTTGTTGAACACGCCTTGGCCGAAAGTAACGAAAGGGAAAGAAGGGCTGCAACAATGCTTGAAGGGGTCTGCAGGAAACTTGAAGGAATGTATCTTCTCAAGCTTACAACATGCAGAGCCTGCGCCTGATGAAGAGTTACCAGATACGGGAATACCACTTGAATGGGAGCGTAATCTCTCTCCACTATTTATTCAGACGCCTCAATACGGTACAAGAGCTTCCACACTTGTGTTTATGAATAGAGAAGAGGTCCGCTTTGTAGAACGTGTATATGAAAGAGATTCTTCTCATGAACAGGAGTTTACCATTTGA
- a CDS encoding sodium:solute symporter family protein, protein MDIQFLVSLTLIGLTFGLYIWIALYNKAKATSDFYVAGRGVPPVFNGMAIGADWMSAASFIGMAGTVMILGYDGLAYIMGWSGGYLLLTFLLAPQLRKYGRYTVPEFIGDRYKSDTARLIAALATIIISFTYSIGQLSGSGVVIGRLLEVDAAVGTLIGVVLIAFYSAFGGMKGITWTQVAQYIILIIAYLIPVIFMSLQLTQNPLPWISYGEIIGELGQLDQELGISEYLVPFTESTKWQFLALMFTLMAGTAGLPHVIVRFYTVSTMKAARWSGAWALLFIGLLYLSAPAYAAFSRFILMTNVAGSPINNLPEWTTAWVNTGRLSVADQNGDGILQWAEIVISKDIVVMATPEIANLGIFVIGLMAAGAMAAALSTAGGLMIAISAALSHDIYFRTINPNASEQKRLAVGRWSIVIATVIAGLTALNPPGAITQIVAWAFALASGSFFPALLLGVWWKRANGPGAIAGMVVGLSVTLGYIFAAKYGGFTILGILDTGAGVFGAASAILTNIIVSLSTKAPSQEIQEEIVDLRYPEQMSYKDGEVWMNE, encoded by the coding sequence TTGGATATACAGTTTTTAGTCTCACTAACTCTCATAGGATTAACATTCGGTCTATACATATGGATCGCTCTCTATAATAAGGCCAAAGCGACTTCAGACTTTTACGTAGCAGGTCGTGGAGTCCCACCTGTTTTTAATGGTATGGCTATTGGTGCGGATTGGATGAGTGCCGCTTCCTTTATCGGAATGGCTGGTACCGTTATGATTTTGGGCTATGATGGACTCGCATATATTATGGGTTGGTCAGGTGGTTACCTTTTACTTACCTTTTTACTTGCTCCCCAACTACGAAAATATGGGCGTTACACTGTGCCTGAATTTATTGGTGACCGTTACAAAAGTGATACAGCTCGATTAATTGCTGCTTTGGCTACCATTATCATTAGTTTCACCTACTCCATCGGTCAGTTATCAGGCTCCGGAGTCGTTATCGGACGATTACTAGAAGTCGATGCGGCTGTCGGTACATTAATTGGCGTTGTATTAATTGCCTTTTATTCAGCCTTTGGTGGTATGAAAGGGATTACATGGACACAAGTCGCTCAATATATCATTTTAATTATCGCTTATTTAATCCCTGTTATCTTCATGTCTCTTCAACTTACTCAAAACCCTCTACCATGGATTTCTTATGGGGAAATCATAGGTGAATTAGGTCAGTTGGATCAAGAGCTTGGCATATCTGAATACCTAGTTCCTTTTACAGAATCAACGAAATGGCAGTTTCTTGCCCTCATGTTTACATTGATGGCAGGTACAGCTGGCCTTCCTCACGTTATTGTACGTTTTTACACCGTTTCAACCATGAAAGCAGCGCGCTGGAGTGGAGCTTGGGCACTATTATTTATTGGCCTACTTTATTTATCGGCTCCTGCTTATGCAGCCTTTTCTCGTTTTATTTTGATGACCAATGTAGCAGGAAGTCCTATTAATAACCTACCCGAATGGACAACTGCTTGGGTAAATACCGGACGTTTATCTGTAGCCGACCAAAATGGTGATGGCATACTTCAATGGGCTGAAATTGTGATTAGTAAGGACATCGTTGTCATGGCAACCCCTGAAATTGCAAACCTAGGAATTTTTGTAATTGGATTAATGGCAGCAGGCGCCATGGCTGCAGCATTATCTACGGCAGGTGGACTCATGATTGCCATCTCAGCTGCTCTTTCTCATGACATCTACTTCAGAACCATTAACCCAAATGCAAGTGAGCAAAAACGTTTAGCAGTTGGTCGATGGTCGATTGTGATTGCAACCGTCATTGCAGGCCTTACCGCATTAAACCCACCTGGTGCCATTACACAAATTGTCGCCTGGGCATTTGCTCTAGCCTCAGGATCATTCTTCCCTGCCCTATTATTAGGTGTATGGTGGAAACGCGCAAATGGTCCAGGAGCTATTGCAGGAATGGTCGTAGGGTTAAGCGTGACATTAGGTTATATATTCGCAGCAAAATACGGAGGCTTTACGATTTTAGGCATCCTCGATACAGGTGCCGGGGTGTTCGGTGCAGCTTCAGCCATCCTCACCAACATCATCGTATCCCTTTCTACAAAGGCTCCATCTCAAGAAATACAAGAAGAAATTGTTGACCTTCGTTATCCTGAGCAAATGAGCTACAAGGATGGAGAAGTATGGATGAATGAATGA
- a CDS encoding DUF4212 domain-containing protein, with amino-acid sequence MKKVEKHVADSYFRARNIATAIYLVIWFAVSYGVVLFAEPLSAYTINGIPFHYFMGAQGSVLTFILLLFVNAIVSDKIDQKYGIDEKQNEAISAGHTVDQ; translated from the coding sequence ATGAAAAAAGTAGAGAAACATGTCGCAGATAGCTATTTTCGCGCTAGGAACATTGCCACTGCCATTTACTTAGTCATTTGGTTTGCTGTTTCTTATGGTGTTGTTCTTTTCGCTGAACCTTTATCTGCTTACACTATCAATGGGATTCCATTTCATTATTTCATGGGTGCTCAAGGTTCTGTATTAACCTTTATTCTCCTTTTATTTGTCAATGCGATCGTAAGTGACAAAATTGATCAAAAATATGGAATAGATGAAAAGCAAAATGAAGCCATTAGTGCAGGTCATACAGTAGATCAATAA